In Anthonomus grandis grandis chromosome 5, icAntGran1.3, whole genome shotgun sequence, the following are encoded in one genomic region:
- the LOC126736179 gene encoding PI-PLC X domain-containing protein 1-like, which produces MCRTFAIVKLVTLVHILLVFGSVPEGLENQLGLCGKVHLTVSPLQDNYLELNWVTRNCTSHSRPDYIVLSKKNLKARDEDKFSSALAQIRTIDYPNGYYKTKIKFREGWLPGNWEYNKDTVRADEGPHCLPYWISSIKYDIITESRCLSIEPTWMYDNRHYLAKKKIGNLVIPGTHNSGSYKGIISYFEGYVLNQDQSVWNQLVFGIRYLDFRIGYLPDGGFHIFHDHVKVTKIEPILEQIKKFAELAPQEIIFIDFHRFPFPQNFTIDLHHRFTDIVYYYLGDHVVAPLGLQAGSGPTLNEIWSQNRSIIISYADRITISAKPWLWNPLKQFWGDTNNLNSLKQFLYNALYQHKSHINPMWALMAELTPTHWDVLLRKNNLRELAQTVNKEVTKWIRDEWFNDVNIVATDYFLGNDLVRIAIEGNIASSY; this is translated from the exons GTTTGGAAAATCAATTAGGACTATGCGGAAAAGTGCATTTAACGGTTTCGCCTCTGCAAGACAATTACCTCGAATTAAATTGGGTCacacggaattgcacttcacaTTCAAGACCCGATTACATTGTCCTTTCTAAGAAAAATCTCAAAGCTAGAGAT GAGGATAAATTTTCTTCAGCTTTGGCTCAAATCAGAACAATAGATTATCCTAATGGTTACTACAagaccaaaataaaatttagagaGGGATGGCTGCCGGGAAATTGGGAATATAATAAAGATACCGTGCGGGCAGATGAAGGACCGCATTGTCTTCCTTATTGgatttcttctattaaatatGATATTATTACTGAGTCAAGGTGCTTAAGTATTGAGCCAACATGGATGTATGATAATAG gcattatctggCTAAAAAGAAAATAGGCAACCTAGTAATCCCAGGCACTCACAATTCAGGCTCCTATAAAGGAATCATTTCATACTTCGAAGGTTACGTTCTGAATCAAGACCAAAGCGTATGGAATCAACTAGTATTTGGTATAAGATACCTCGACTTCAGAATCGGTTATTTACCAGACGGTGGATTCCACATATTCCACGACCACGTGAAAGTAACGAAAATAGAACCGATTTTAGAACAGATCAAGAAGTTTGCCGAGCTGGCACCTCAGGAAATCATTTTTATCGATTTCCATCGATTTCCGTTTCCCCAGAACTTCACCATAGATTTGCATCACAGGTTTACTGAtatcgtttattattatttgggcGATCATGTAGTCGCACCATTGGGATTACAAGCCGGTAGCGGACCTACTTTGAATGAGATTTGGTCTCAAAATAGGAGTATTATTATTTCGTATGCAGATAGGATTACTATTAGTG CAAAACCGTGGCTGTGGAACCCATTAAAACAATTCTGGGGCGACACCAATAACCTAAATAGCCTAAAGCAATTCCTGTACAATGCCCTCTATCAGCACAAGAGTCATATTAATCCGATGTGGGCTTTAATGGCCGAGCTGACGCCCACACACTGGGACGTTCTTTTGAGGAAAAACAATTTGAGAGAACTGGCGCAGACCGTGAATAAGGAAGTGACCAAATGGATCAGAGACGAGTGGTTTAACGATGTTAATATCGTAGCAACTGATTATTTTTTGGGAAATGATTTGGTTAGGATTGCTATTGAAGGAAATATAGCCAGTTCATATTAG
- the LOC126736176 gene encoding glutamate receptor ionotropic, kainate 2-like, giving the protein MKKVSLWLLNFFSITSSVVAVKFLDHYRIGGLFSDDIHKAAFQVVIDNLNKKWDTAPFFLIGDSLNVSFTNHFHVQKAACSLLDKRVIGIFGPSSRHTSSYIQSICDNKEIPQIETHYNPNVEKIQSDINLYPHAAEIAYFVMHLIREFTWDTIIILYENNDSLERIAPLLELNIEYGVQLVFRQLEVDQDGSYRAALKIIKKMSVTNILIECSLDILEEVLIESQKVGLITEKYRFIITNLDLSTLDLERFQYSGCNITGIRMFSTENENLIALAEKIKTTPHLIEEELELKRIMTLSTVLLIDGLNMFYDVIKELSEMSKIKAEKLKCHDAISWKYGSTIVNQLKSKVYQGITGRVSFDLAGFRRYFTLDLLELTTKGLLKVGQWDSEEKSLITDRSQVPQEESDVEHSIFNRTFRVLIVLTAPYAMLKESTDQLIGNDQFEGFCIDIIHELSVILGFNYTFIVQEDGKNGNLDRATNEWDGVIRQIIDGNADLGITDLTVTSDRERVVDFSLQFMNLGISILYRKPEPVPPSLFMFLSPFSTRVWLMLGVAYIFVSISIFIMGRLSPSEWTNPYPCVDEPEYLVNQFSIRNSLWFTIGGLLQQGSELAPIGISIRTASGFWWFFILIMVSSYTANLAAFLTVETRVTPFKNIDDLAKQTEIKYGAKRGGATASFFHDSNLTTNQIVYKHLKEHDDQMTDENEEGVRRVETENYAFLMESVTIEYNVARHCSLAQVGGLLDNKGYGIAMQKDSKYRNEISTAVVKLQETGVLTKLKIKWWKEQRGGSTCSIQSKKSEAEALDLQNVGGVFLVLFLGALLALLGSFIEMCVILYRKRKVYKKPFKYLLWKELEFFFQFGKNVKTVGRDEREPVSNQNNKVSF; this is encoded by the exons CTGCATGTTCATTACTAGACAAGCGAGTAATAGGAATATTTGGCCCAAGTTCGAGGCACACATCCAGCTACATCCAATCAATATGCGACAACAAAGAAATACCACAAATTGAAACTCATTACAATCCCAATGTTGAAAAGATCCAGTCCGATATAAATTTATATCCTCATGCTGCTGAAATCGCTTATTTTGTTATGCATTTG attCGCGAATTTACCTGGGACACCATTATAATATTGTACGAGAACAATGATAGTTTGGAAAGAATTGCTCCGCTTTTAGAGCTGAATATTGAGTATGGAGTACAATTGGTGTTTAGGCAGCTTGAAGTAGATCAGGATGGCTCTTACAGAGCG gcattaaaaataataaaaaagatgtCAGTCACTAACATTCTTATAGAATGTTCTCTTGACATTTTAGAAGAAGTTTTAATAGAATCTCAAAAAGTTGGATTAATAACAGAAAAATATCGCTTTATAATCACCAATTTGGACCTGTCGACACTGGATTTGGAACGGTTTCAATACAGCGGATGTAACATTACAGGA attcGTATGTTTTCCACTGAAAATGAAAACCTTATAGCTCTCGCggagaagattaaaacaacGCCCCACCTTATTGAAGAGGAATTGGAACTGAAGAGAATCATGACGCTCTCCACAGTTTTACTTATAGATGgcttaaatatgttttatgatGTCATAAAAGAATTATCTGAAATGAGCAAGATTAAAGCTGAAAAGTTAAAATGCCACGATGCGATATCTTGGAAATATGGATCAACTATTGTCAATCAGCTTAAAAGT AAAGTCTATCAAGGAATTACAGGGAGAGTCTCTTTTGATTTGGCAGGATTTAGACGATATTTTACTTTGGACTTATTAGAACTCACCACCAAAGGACTTTTAAAAGTGGGACAGTGGGATTCTgaagaaaaatctttaattacTGACAGAAGTCAAGTTCCACAAGAAGAAAGTGACGTAGAGCACAGTATATTCAATAGAACATTTCGTGTCCTGATTGTACTG ACTGCTCCTTATGCAATGCTAAAAGAGTCCACCGATCAACTAATAGGAAATGACCAGTTTGAAGGATTTTGCATAGACATAATTCATGAGTTGAGCGTTATATTAGGCTTTAATTACACGTTTATAGTTCAAGAGGAtggaaaaaatggaaatctTGATAGAGCTACGAACGAGTGGGATGGTGTCATACGGCAGATTATAGACGGT AACGCTGACTTGGGTATAACAGATCTTACAGTAACCTCAGATAGAGAAAGGGTGGTGGATTTTTCTCTACAATTCATGAACCTAG GTATCAGCATCCTCTATAGAAAACCAGAACCGGTTCCTCCAAGTTTGTTTATGTTCCTCTCTCCATTTTCTACGAGGGTTTGGCTTATGTTGGGAGTAGCATATATATTTGTATCTATATCCATCTTTATCATGGGTAGATTATCACCCAGTGAATGGACCAATCCTTACCCGTGTGTTGACGAACCAGAATACTTGGTGAATCAGTTCAGCATAAGAAATTCACTTTGGTTTACTATTGGCGGCTTGTTGCAGCAAGGATCTGAGCTGGCTCCTAT AGGTATTTCTATTCGCACTGCCTCGGGTTTCTGGTGGTTTTTCATTCTTATTATGGTGTCTTCCTATACGGCAAATTTAGCCGCATTTTTAACAGTAGAGACTAGGGTTACACCGTTTAAGAATATTGATGATTTAGCTAAACAGACTGAAATTAAGTATGGCGCGAAACGAGGGGGAGCTACTGCGAGTTTTTTTCAT GACTCCAACCTTACCACCAACCAAATAGTCTACAAGCACCTCAAAGAACACGACGACCAAATGACCGATGAAAACGAGGAAGGCGTACGAAGGGTCGAAACAGAAAACTACGCTTTTCTCATGGAATCCGTGACCATTGAATACAACGTTGCTAGGCATTGTTCTTTGGCTCAAGTTGGAGGACTCTTGGATAATAAAGGATATGGAATAGCCATGCAAAAAG attcaAAATACAGAAATGAAATTAGTACAGCAGTGGTGAAACTGCAGGAAACGGGTGTGTTAaccaaattgaaaattaaatggtGGAAGGAACAAAGGGGTGGTAGCACTTGTTCG atcCAGTCCAAAAAATCAGAAGCGGAAGCCTTAGATCTTCAAAACGTCGGAGGTGTGTTCCTTGTATTATTCTTAGGTGCACTACTGGCTCTCCTAGGATCATTTATAGAAATGTGCGTTATTCTATATAGAAAACGTAAAGTCTACAAAAAACCATTCAAATATTTACTATGGAAggaattagaattttttttccagttcgGTAAAAATGTTAAGACTGTGGGTCGCGATGAGCGCGAACCGGTTtcaaaccaaaataataaagttagtttttaa